CAGCCGGCGGACGATCGGCGGGGCCGGCTGGAGTTCACCAAGGGCCTGTCCGATGCCGATGAGCCCGCCCTGTGGCAGCTCGACCTCACCGGCGACGTCGTCCAGTGGATCGAACTCGGCCAGCCCGACGAGCGCCGGCTGCGCCAAGCGCAGGGTCGGTCCGAGGAAGTCACCGTGATCGGCTTCGCCAGCAGCACGCCGGTGTGGTGGGCGGGGCTGCAGAACAAATTGCAACGCACACCCAAGCTGGCGGTGTGGCAGATTCCGGCTGACCAGTCGCAAGCACTGGCCGGCCTGGCCGAACGCAGCATGCAGTTGCAGATCAGCA
The Roseateles amylovorans genome window above contains:
- a CDS encoding YaeQ family protein, with the translated sequence MALKATIHKAQLQISDMDRHVYGDHSLTIARHPSETDERMMMRILAYALYQPADDRRGRLEFTKGLSDADEPALWQLDLTGDVVQWIELGQPDERRLRQAQGRSEEVTVIGFASSTPVWWAGLQNKLQRTPKLAVWQIPADQSQALAGLAERSMQLQISIQDGTAYVSTEKGSVDITPVLLKERGQ